The window TTGATTTAAATCAGACCAATGCccaaatttttaaaactatttcaactttatatttttaattttacctAAAAATAACTTTATTTCTCATCAAATCTAGTCAATTTCGAGTTTATggcaaatttaaattaattttacaagacaatttttataaaaaaaataacttaaatttcatgaaatgaatttattttttttaagttaatctgTGACGTCATTATTCCCACAAGttaatttatctatttttttaaaaagtattttaagaaCGGAGGAGGTTTTGCTACCCGCTTAACGGGCCGGGCGACAGAGGGACGACGCCAAGGTCTCTCCCTCGCGGTCTCCTCGGTCACTCCCGCCGACGCCGTCTCCGTTGCCTTCCCGCCAATTAgtcctcttcctcctccacctGCTCCCTTGTTGTTCTTGCCTTGCTCTCATCCCTGTTATACTCGCTCGTCCATATTGGTTGTAGGTGTCCTTAGTGCTGCCATCTGTTATGAGATATGCTTAAAAGAATCGATCTTGCATCGGTCTCCTTCCATAAGCAAACGCTCTTACGTAGTCTGTCGGTCAACTTTCTCCGCCGCGCCACCGGCGGCTCCGACGGTGGCAGGATGGAGACCGAGAACGAATGGGAAAAGCTCCTGAAGCCTTTCGAGTTAGATGAACTTCGCAATTCTATGAACTTCTTGACCCCGGCTCGGCTCTGTAAATTGCTTGAGCTTCCTATCGATGTACCGACCTCCATGCAACTCTTCCATTGGGCCGAATCACAGAGGGGTTACTCCCACACCTTCGACGTTTACTATTTTCTTGTTCGGAATTTGGGTGTGGCCGGGGAGTTCAGTACCATAGATAAGCTGTTACAGCAGTCGAAGAAGGAAGGAATTCTCCTACAGGAGCCTCTTTTCCTAATGATCATGAGTTGCTATGAAAAATTTGGCTTGCCTGGTTCTGCAGTTCAATTGCTTGATGAAATGACTGATGTTTTCAGCTGTAAGCCAACTTTCCGTTCTTATAATGTGGCGCTCGATATATTGGTCAGAGCGAATTGTCATAAAAGTGCAGCTGACACTTTCTATGAAATGGTTCGCAGAGGAGTCTCTCCGACCACTTTCACTTTTGCAAGAGTGATGAAAGCGCTTTGTTCTATCAATGAGGTTGATTCTGCTTGTTCGCTTATGAGAACTATGGCAAGGCATGGCTGTGTACCTGATACTATTATATACCAAACTCTGATTCATCCTTTGTGTAAGGAGAATAGAGGGCATGATGCATTGAAGCTTTTGGAGGAGATGTTTCTCATGGGATGTTCTCCTGACGCCAATACCTTCAATGATGTGATTCATGCGCTTTGTAAGACTGGACATTTACGTGAAGCAGCAAAATTGGCTGATAGGATGTTGCTCCGAGGGTGCACTCCAAATGAATTTACCTATGGAGTGCTATTACGGGGCTTGTGCAGGAAGGGTCAAGTTGATGAAGCAAGAGATTTATTGAGCAAAGTACCTCAGTTGAATACTGGCTTGTTCAATATGGTTATAAAGGGTTACTTGAGTGAAGGGAAATTTGTGGAGGCCAAACTTCTCTATCAAAGTATGATGGAATCTGGTTATCGACCAAATTTGGACACATATAACATCATGATGCATGGCCTTTCTAGATCGGGACATTTGTGGTCTGCTATGCAGTTACTCAAAGAAATGGAGGCAAATAGTTGCACGCCAAATATCATTAGTTACACCATTTTAATCCATGGATGTTGTAGTAATGGCAGGTGGGAGGATGCTAACACTATTGCAGAAGAAATGTCCTCAAAGGGCATCAATCTTAATACTGTAGGATTCAATTGCATTATTTCTGCTTTATGCAAGGATGGTAAAGTTGACGAGGCCATAGAAATGTTTAAAAAGATGAAGAAAGTAGAATGCAAACCAGATATATTCACATTCAATTCTTTAATCTGTGGCTTATGTAAAGTTGGCCAAATTGAAGAGGCATTTCAATTGTTCAATAACCTATTTCTGGAGGGTGTAGTCGCCAATACTATTACATACAACACTCTGATAAATGCACTACTGAAGATTGGGAAATGGAAAGAAGCATTGGAACTTGCTGATGATATGGTGTTTATGGGTTGCCCTTTTGATATTGTAACCAACAATGCACTTATTAAAGCACTTTGCAAAGCTGAAGAAGTTGACAAGGGTCTTAGATTAATTGAGGGCATGATGAGAAAGGGTATGCGGCCTACTAATATTTCATATAACCTATTAATTAATGGGTTATGCAAGACAAGAAGAGTACTTGATGCATTGGAACTCTTAAAAGAAATGCTTCACCACGGAGTCACACCTGATATAGTCACTTATAATAGTTTAATGAGTGGTATGCTCATGATGCGTTGGATGCGAGCAGCTTTAAATCTCTTTGAGAAGCTACATTTTGAAGGCATAACACCAGATATTGTAACTTATAATATTTTGATTAGATGGCACTGCAAGGCACGCAAGCTTGATGATGCCGATATGCTTCTGAAAAGAGCAGTAAATAATGGGATTGTGCCAAATGCTCTGACTTGGGATATAATGTTGAACAATTTTATTAGTGAATCAATCCTTACAGTACCTGAGCAGTAACCAATGATGGATGTAGCTATTATTCATTGTTGTTGATACTTGAAAAACCAAAAAGATTATTGTGGTCCTGACTATTAAATACTGCTGAACAATTCAGCATTTCCAGGATCTGCAAGGAGTCTCACAATACTTGTGACACATGCAGTAAGCAATTTCACCTGACAGCCAATACCTTAATTTTTTTCTTGTGGACTAGGAAAATAACTTGTATTTTTTGATGGTTTTTGGTTATGTCAACTATTCTTTGGAAATCTTATTTGATATGTTCATTTACTATCATGAAATCTGACAAAGCCGTGGTTTTTGTTTAAATCAACCTGTGAGTGTATAACCTCCTAATAAATGATTTCTTTCTTGATTATTCACATCCATCAACTAGAGTTTGCCATTCTCTTCTTCGCTTAGTGCATTTTTAACCAGTACATCTGAAAGTAAATATTC is drawn from Zingiber officinale cultivar Zhangliang chromosome 1B, Zo_v1.1, whole genome shotgun sequence and contains these coding sequences:
- the LOC121981187 gene encoding pentatricopeptide repeat-containing protein At5g64320, mitochondrial-like gives rise to the protein MLKRIDLASVSFHKQTLLRSLSVNFLRRATGGSDGGRMETENEWEKLLKPFELDELRNSMNFLTPARLCKLLELPIDVPTSMQLFHWAESQRGYSHTFDVYYFLVRNLGVAGEFSTIDKLLQQSKKEGILLQEPLFLMIMSCYEKFGLPGSAVQLLDEMTDVFSCKPTFRSYNVALDILVRANCHKSAADTFYEMVRRGVSPTTFTFARVMKALCSINEVDSACSLMRTMARHGCVPDTIIYQTLIHPLCKENRGHDALKLLEEMFLMGCSPDANTFNDVIHALCKTGHLREAAKLADRMLLRGCTPNEFTYGVLLRGLCRKGQVDEARDLLSKVPQLNTGLFNMVIKGYLSEGKFVEAKLLYQSMMESGYRPNLDTYNIMMHGLSRSGHLWSAMQLLKEMEANSCTPNIISYTILIHGCCSNGRWEDANTIAEEMSSKGINLNTVGFNCIISALCKDGKVDEAIEMFKKMKKVECKPDIFTFNSLICGLCKVGQIEEAFQLFNNLFLEGVVANTITYNTLINALLKIGKWKEALELADDMVFMGCPFDIVTNNALIKALCKAEEVDKGLRLIEGMMRKGMRPTNISYNLLINGLCKTRRVLDALELLKEMLHHGVTPDIVTYNSLMSGMLMMRWMRAALNLFEKLHFEGITPDIVTYNILIRWHCKARKLDDADMLLKRAVNNGIVPNALTWDIMLNNFISESILTVPEQ